In Mustela lutreola isolate mMusLut2 chromosome 1, mMusLut2.pri, whole genome shotgun sequence, one genomic interval encodes:
- the LOC131815241 gene encoding organic anion transporter 3-like, whose translation MKLLTGLSMGYFGRRITAISLQLAAGCVILVTSFLPRDLNTFKMILCLFGKGSLAGCFSCLYLYTMELFPTEVRQTGMSAGIFSTRLGSLLSPLVYILGNHSPVLQPVMFGLVPILAATAGSFLIETNNQPLPNTIQETEKRVKMARDKQRNVSENTTKKGLASLLPEKTKVECTV comes from the exons ATGAAGCTGCTGACGGGCCTGAGCATGGGCTACTTTGGCCGCCGAATCACTGCCATCTCTTTGCAGCTGGCGGCCGGTTGCGTGATCCTTGTCACCTCATTTCTTCCTCGAG ACTTGAATACCTTTAAGATGATCCTCTGTTTGTTTGGGAAAGGGAGCCTGGCCGGCTGTTTCAGTTGTCTCTACCTATACACCATGGAGCTCTTCCCAACCGAAGTCAG gcaGACCGGGATGAGTGCTGGGATCTTCAGCACACGCCTGGGCTCCCTCTTGTCCCCCCTGGTCTACATCCTGGGCAACCATAGCCCAGTGCTACAGCCGGTGATGTTTGGCCTGGTCCCTATCCTGGCAGCCACAGCGGGCTCCTTCCTGATAGAGACCAACAACCAGCCGTTGCCGAACACCAtccaggagacagagaagag AGTGAAGATGGCTCGTGACAAGCAAAGAAACGTCAGTGAAAATACCACAAAGAAAGGATTGGCCTCACTTCTCCCAGAAAAGACAAAAGTCGAATGTACGGTGTGA
- the LOC131822732 gene encoding solute carrier family 22 member 20-like, with protein MGFSELLHTIGGMGKFQILQTALMMFPALLIGCHNFLQNFTAITPEHHCRPANWTNGSHAPGGVGDGDLLRVFIPLDKDRKPERCLRFSEPHWQILSLNDTSSLSLDTEVCLDGWVYDQSVASSIVSEWDLVCKHKSLKSIAQSIYMMGQLVGATVFGIFSDR; from the exons ATGGGCTTCTCGGAGCTGCTCCACACCATCGGCGGCATGGGAAAGTTCCAGATCCTCCAGACTGCTCTCATGATGTTCCCCGCCCTCCTGATCGGCTGTCACAACTTTCTGCAGAACTTCACCGCCATAACCCCGGAGCATCATTGCCGGCCGGCCAACTGGACCAATGGGTCTCATGCCCCCGGCggtgtgggggatggggactTACTGAGGGTCTTCATCCCCCTGGACAAGGACCGGAAACCTGAGCGGTGCCTGCGGTTCTCTGAGCCCCATTGGCAGATCCTAAGCCTCAACGACACCTCCTCTTTAAGCTTGGACACCGAGGTCTGCCTGGATGGGTGGGTGTATGACCAGAGTGTTGCCTCCTCCATCGTTTCTGAG TGGGACTTGGTGTGCAAGCACAAGTCACTGAAGTCCATTGCCCAGTCCATATACATGATGGGACAGCTGGTCGGAGCTACTGTCTTTGGCATCTTCTCTGACAGGTGA